The following coding sequences lie in one Hyphobacterium sp. CCMP332 genomic window:
- a CDS encoding fumarylacetoacetate hydrolase family protein, translated as MKLASLRNGHPDGQLVVVSRDLSRYADASDIAPTLQAALDDWDRCKPALEALSDLVNDGTADTSAFDPAQALSPLPRSFQWADGSAYVNHVELVRKARNAEMPDTFWTDPLMYQGGSDAFLAPTEDIPLGDDKWGCDFEGEVAVITGSGPQGLSPDEAAKQIRLLMIVNDVSLRGLIPGELAKGFGFFQSKPPTAFAPVAVTPDELGDAWDGRKVHLPLVSYLKGKKFGEPDCEVDMTFDFAQLVAHLAKTRPLTNGTIVGSGTISNKMDDGPGKPVSEGGKGYSCIAEIRMIETIYDGAPKTPFMTPGDTIRIEMFDKGGQSIFGAIDQKVVRYTG; from the coding sequence ATGAAACTCGCTTCGCTGCGCAATGGACATCCTGACGGTCAACTGGTCGTCGTTTCCCGTGATCTTTCCCGCTATGCCGATGCCTCGGACATCGCGCCGACACTGCAGGCCGCGCTGGATGACTGGGACCGGTGCAAGCCGGCGCTGGAAGCCTTGTCGGACCTGGTGAATGACGGAACGGCGGACACCTCGGCCTTTGACCCGGCACAGGCTTTGTCGCCCCTGCCGCGCAGCTTCCAGTGGGCGGACGGCTCGGCCTACGTCAATCACGTCGAACTGGTGCGCAAGGCGCGCAATGCGGAAATGCCGGACACCTTCTGGACCGATCCGCTGATGTATCAGGGCGGCTCGGATGCCTTCCTCGCGCCGACCGAAGACATCCCGCTGGGCGATGATAAATGGGGCTGTGATTTTGAAGGCGAAGTGGCCGTGATCACCGGTTCCGGCCCGCAAGGCCTGTCGCCGGACGAAGCGGCAAAGCAGATCCGCCTTCTGATGATCGTCAACGACGTGTCCTTGCGCGGTCTGATCCCGGGCGAGCTCGCCAAAGGCTTCGGCTTCTTCCAGTCCAAGCCGCCAACGGCCTTTGCGCCGGTTGCGGTGACGCCGGACGAGCTGGGCGACGCATGGGACGGCCGCAAGGTGCACCTGCCGCTGGTCAGCTATCTCAAGGGCAAAAAATTCGGCGAGCCCGATTGCGAGGTCGACATGACCTTCGATTTCGCACAATTGGTCGCGCATCTGGCCAAGACCCGCCCGCTGACGAACGGCACGATTGTCGGTTCCGGCACCATCTCCAACAAGATGGATGATGGCCCCGGCAAGCCGGTTTCCGAAGGCGGGAAGGGCTATTCCTGTATCGCCGAAATCCGGATGATCGAGACCATCTATGACGGCGCGCCGAAAACGCCCTTCATGACACCCGGCGACACGATCCGCATCGAGATGTTCGATAAGGGCGGCCAGTCCATTTTCGGCGCGATTGATCAGAAAGTCGTGCGGTATACGGGCTAG
- a CDS encoding Ppx/GppA phosphatase family protein has protein sequence MAQDKPAAAQSRFTGPQPGQHKKGGPGPAFAAIDLGTNNCRMLIARRAGRSFRIIDAFSRIVRLGGGLTETGKLNDAAMDNVVSALGVCAEKMNRREVVKYRSVATQACRLADNGPELMARIKTETGLDFDIITPEEEARLAVLGCLDLMDESYDVALVVDIGGGSTELSWVDLAQWRARGGFESGGRPPIRTWASAPVGVVTLSERIPEAEHPDDWYEAMKDFAAEAIRTPRGARKLKTLFTSGRAHMIGTSGTITSVAGVHMGLPRYERSLVDGSWMTAADARAACLDLASKDIDGRAANPVIGRDRADLVLAGCAILEVVMDKWPVEKIRVGDRGLREGLLLNLMQKPKRRRRRNAKGAGSSSAPKAAE, from the coding sequence ATGGCGCAGGACAAGCCTGCTGCCGCGCAATCGCGATTCACAGGACCACAACCCGGCCAGCACAAGAAGGGCGGGCCGGGGCCTGCATTCGCCGCGATTGATCTGGGCACAAACAATTGCCGCATGCTGATTGCGCGTCGGGCAGGGCGCAGCTTCCGGATCATTGACGCCTTTTCGCGCATTGTCCGGCTGGGCGGTGGCCTCACTGAAACCGGCAAGCTGAATGATGCGGCGATGGACAATGTCGTCTCGGCGCTGGGCGTTTGCGCGGAAAAGATGAACCGGCGCGAAGTGGTCAAATACCGCTCGGTGGCCACACAGGCCTGCCGGCTGGCGGACAATGGCCCAGAACTGATGGCGCGGATCAAGACCGAGACGGGGCTCGATTTCGACATCATCACCCCGGAAGAAGAAGCCCGCCTGGCGGTGCTGGGCTGTCTGGATCTGATGGATGAATCCTATGATGTGGCGCTGGTCGTGGATATCGGCGGCGGCTCGACGGAGCTCTCCTGGGTGGATCTGGCGCAATGGCGCGCGCGCGGCGGTTTTGAAAGCGGCGGCCGCCCGCCGATCCGGACCTGGGCGAGTGCGCCGGTCGGCGTGGTCACCCTGTCCGAACGCATTCCCGAGGCCGAACATCCGGATGACTGGTATGAGGCGATGAAGGATTTCGCCGCTGAGGCCATCCGCACGCCGCGCGGGGCGCGCAAGCTCAAAACCCTGTTCACCTCCGGCCGCGCCCACATGATTGGCACGTCCGGCACGATTACCTCCGTTGCGGGCGTCCATATGGGCCTGCCACGATATGAGCGCTCACTGGTCGATGGCAGCTGGATGACCGCCGCCGATGCCCGCGCGGCCTGTCTCGATCTGGCGTCGAAGGATATTGATGGCCGGGCGGCCAATCCGGTGATCGGTCGCGACCGCGCCGACCTTGTGCTGGCGGGCTGTGCCATCCTCGAAGTCGTCATGGACAAATGGCCGGTTGAAAAAATCCGCGTCGGCGACCGGGGCCTGCGCGAAGGCCTGTTACTCAATCTGATGCAGAAACCGAAGCGCCGCCGCCGCAGGAATGCTAAGGGCGCGGGCTCAAGCTCCGCTCCAAAGGCTGCCGAATGA
- the hspQ gene encoding heat shock protein HspQ: MALERDARFGIGDVVRHRLFPFRGVVFDVDPEFANTEEWWQAIPEALRPAKEQPFYHVLAENEDSFYTAYVSEQNLLPDAQSGPVKHPQTRELFEGFDGERYLLKAGEMRPN, from the coding sequence ATGGCATTGGAACGTGACGCCCGGTTCGGCATTGGCGATGTGGTTCGCCACCGGCTCTTCCCTTTCAGGGGCGTGGTGTTCGATGTTGATCCGGAATTCGCCAATACCGAGGAGTGGTGGCAAGCCATTCCGGAAGCCCTCCGCCCGGCGAAGGAACAGCCCTTCTACCATGTGCTGGCCGAGAATGAGGACAGCTTCTATACCGCCTATGTCTCCGAGCAGAATCTGTTGCCGGACGCCCAGAGCGGCCCGGTCAAACACCCCCAGACCCGCGAATTGTTCGAGGGTTTTGACGGCGAGCGCTATCTGCTGAAAGCGGGCGAGATGCGGCCGAACTAG